In Populus nigra chromosome 10, ddPopNigr1.1, whole genome shotgun sequence, the following proteins share a genomic window:
- the LOC133705006 gene encoding delta(24)-sterol reductase-like: protein MPDLEAPLRPKRKKVWVDYFVQFRWILVIFVVLPISFTLYFLTYLGDVKSEMKSYKQRQKEHDENVKKVVKRLKERNPSKDGLVCTARKPWIAVGMRNVDYKRARHFEVDLSAFRNILEIDKERMIARVEPLVNMGQISRASVPMNLSLAVVAELDDLTVGGLINGYGIEGSSHIYGLFSDTVVAYEIVLADGQVVRATKDNEYSDLFYAIPWSQGTLGLLVSAEIKLIPIKEYMRLTYKPVVGNLKELAQAYMDSFAPRDGDQDNPEKVPDFVETMIYNSTEGVMMTGRYASKEEAKKKGNVINNVGWWFKPWFYQHAQTALKKGEFVEYIPTREYYHRHTRCLYWEGKLILPFADQWWFRFLLGWMMPPKVSLLKATQGEAIRNYYHEMHVIQDMLVPLYKVGDALEWVHQEMEVYPLWLCPHRLFKLPVKTMVYPEPGFEHQHKQGDTSYAQMYTDVGVYYSPGPVLRGEVFDGADAVRRMEDWLIENRGFQPQYAVSELSEKKFWRMFDGDLYEHCRKKYGAVGTFMSVYYKSKKGRKTEKEVQEAEQAHLETAYAEAT from the exons ATGCCCGATCTTGAGGCCCCCTTGCGCCCGAAGAGGAAGAAGGTGTGGGTAGACTATTTTGTGCAGTTCCGATGGATTTTAGTTATTTTCGTCGTTCTCCCAATCTCCTTCACCCTTTACTTTCTCACTTATCTCGGGGATGTCAAATCAGAGATGAAGTCCTACAAACAGCGTCAAAAGGAACatgatgaaaatgttaaaaaagttgTGAAACGTCTTAAAGAGAGGAATCCGTCAAAGGATGGTCTTGTCTGCACTGCTCGTAAACCCTGGATTGCTGTTGGAATGCGAAATGTTGACTACAAACGGGCTCGGCACTTCGAAGTTGATTTATCAGCTTTTCGTAATATCCTTGAAATTGATAAGGAGAGAATGATTGCTAGAGTTGAGCCTCTTGTAAATATGGGTCAGATCAGCAGGGCAAGTGTCCCAATGAATCTTTCTCTTGCAGTCGTTGCAGAACTTGATGACCTCACTGTTGGTGGGCTCATTAATGGTTATGGGATTGAAGGAAGCTCTCATATCTATGGCTTGTTCTCTGACACTGTTGTGGCATATGAGATTGTTTTGGCAGATGGTCAGGTTGTTAGAGCTACCAAGGACAATGAATACTCTGATCTTTTCTATGCCATCCCCTGGTCCCAGGGAACACTTGGGCTTCTTGTCTCTGCTGAGATCAAGCTTATTCCTATTAAGGAATACATGAGGCTGACCTACAAACCTGTAGTGGGTAATCTGAAAGAACTTGCGCAGGCCTATATGGACTCTTTTGCACCCAGAGATGGAGATCAGGATAACCCAGAGAAGGTTCCAGACTTTGTGGAGACTATGATTTATAACTCAACCGAAGGTGTGATGATGACAGGGAGATATGCCTCCAAAGAAGAGGCCAAGAAGAAGGGAAATGTGATTAACAATGTTGGTTGGTGGTTTAAACCGTGGTTCTATCAGCATGCGCAGACAGCCCTAAAGAAAGGAGAGTTTGTGGAGTACATTCCAACCAGAGAATATTATCACAGGCACACAAGGTGTTTGTACTGGGAGGGGAAGCTTATACTTCCATTCGCTGATCAATGGTGGTTTAGATTTCTCTTAGGCTGGATGATGCCTCCAAAGGTTTCTCTTCTCAAGGCCACTCAAGGTGAAGCAATCCGAAACTATTACCATGAGATGCATGTCATTCAGGACATGCTTGTTCCTCTTTACAAGGTTGGGGATGCCCTTGAATGGGTCCACCAAGAGATGGAG GTATACCCCCTTTGGCTCTGTCCGCACAGGTTGTTCAAGCTCCCTGTGAAAACTATGGTGTATCCAGAGCCAGGATTCGAGCATCAGCACAAACAGGGAGATACATCCTATGCTCAGATGTACACTGATGTCGGGGTGTATTATTCGCCTGGACCTGTGTTGAGGGGTGAGGTGTTTGATGGTGCAGACGCTGTTCGTAGAATGGAGGACTGGTTGATAGAAAACCGTGGCTTCCAGCCACAGTATGCAGTGTCCGAGCTAAGTGAGAAGAAATTCTGGAGGATGTTTGATGGTGACCTCTATGAACACTGCAGGAAGAAATATGGAGCTGTGGGAACCTTCATGAGCGTGTACTACAAATCCAAGAAAGGAAGGAAGACAGAGAAGGAGGTGCAGGAAGCTGAACAAGCCCACCTTGAGACTGCTTATGCAGAGGCTACTTAA